CGCGGCTGCATGCCCAATGACAGGAATCGGCGTTAGCGCCACACGGTGGTTCGCGCACTAGAACGAATAGACAATGTGCTTTGCAGAGCAAgtaaagcagaaaaaaaaaagaagtaCTTCAGAGCACGAGCAGCAATCGACGAGAGCGCCGGGTGGATTGtcgacgtgtgtgtgtgtgtatgtgtgttcgtgtgtgcgaaaaaaggaagcgaggaagggaagaaggaaCCGTCGGTCAGTTGCAGTTCTGTTGGGTCCTCCACTTGAGGACatggggagaagggaaaaaaatcAAGTTCTAGAGCTCACCAGTTGAACGCCACTGCGCGAGAAAACCTCTCCGTGGTTCTCTGTGGCGTCTAGCGCGGTGCAGGAAACTCAACGTGTAGGGACTAACTTGCGACGCCAAAATGTCACTTTGCGCGACACCGATTGTCTCAGAGCAGAGCGCACAAAGCCTCCTACATCTGAGGTTCTCCACAAGTGAAACGCTGATAGACTCAATTCAGGGCATCTGTGACTGAGGCTACCACATTGAAACAAAACTCGATTGCACCGTGGAGCCGAGAAGGTGCGCTTGTGCTCAATCAGACCCTCCAATACACAACActcacgcagcagccctACAACAAATGGGCGTCGCCACTTCAACACTAGAAAAGCCTTCGTTGTTGAGCCTATGCCCTCCGCTACAGCCCAGCCTCGACAAGGAACCCCCGCCGTTCCCGTCACCTGCACATAGACTCGTCGCTCTCGTCTTCGCGAGCGTTGCCGAACATGTGGTCCTCCATGTCTCGTACCAAAAGGTCCATTGCTTCAGCGTTTACTTCCTCATCCACATCTGACGATAGGCGCGCAGAAGTTCCACCATGCGCTAATGACGAAGAAGTCGCTGCGCCACTAGCATCCGCGATACTGTCCGACTCGACGTCTGCCGTGGTTAGCCCCTTCCACTTCAGCACTGTTTGTGCCAACTCGAGTTTGCCCGCTTTGAGCAGCAAACTACTCAGAATGATGCTTGTGTTGCGACTCAGGGCAAACCCCTGCCTCTCCATCTCGGCCAAAAGAAACGCAACTTTCGCATGCTCGCCGGCGCGGGCAAAGGCACTGACGCAGGCGTTGTAAATAAAGGCGGACTTCGGCAGCTTTACAGTGTCCAGCAACTCCTGCAGCTTGACGGTGTCTCGCAGGCGCGCGTAGATGCTGTACACCGACTCCACATCGCGCAGTCGGCACTCAGGGTGTGAAAGAAGCAGCGAGATGTACCGCTGCATCTGTTCCACGTTGCCAATTTGGCTGAAAGTGGAGGCGACGGTGGCAAGCAACCGACTGCTCAAGacaacgctgctgccgctcaccATCTCATCCACGAGTGCCTCGGCCTCGGTTGGCATACGGGCCCGGGCGTATGTGTTGAGCAGCACAACGTAGCCAAACTCCTCCATCGGAATCCCACGTTCCTTGCGCTCCTCGACAAGCTCCAGCAGGTGCTCGAACCGCTTTGCCCGGCCGTAGCCCTCGAACAAAATGTTGTACGTCACTGCATTCTCGTGAAAGCCTTCACGCTTTAGCTTTTCGCGCACCGTCTCCATCTTTGCAACGTCCCCACACTTTGCGTAGGCATTCATCGCCTGATGGTACGTGACCAGCGTTGGCACGGCGTTGGTCGACTTGGACATTTCATCGAGGATCGCCTCCATCTCGGTGAGTCGCCCCATCTTACCCAGCATGTCCACGACCGTCGTGGCAGTCACTGGATTCGGTGGCACCAGCTTCATCATGGTGTCTAATATTTCCTGCACCTTCGCCATGTTGTTGAGCGTCATGTACACGTCCAGAAAGCGGTTGTACACCGGCATCGTCAGAGTCATTTTACTTTTGAGGAGGTCCGCCCAGCACTGATCCACCGCGTCCACGTCGCCGAGCCTCTCGAACGCCGACGCCATATcggcaaagaagagcggcgTGTGAATCTGGTTGCTCGTTAGCGCCCTGTGCACATAGTCACGCACTCCTTCGATGTCCTGGAAGTACGCCAGCGAAGTGACAATGACACTGAAGAGGCGCTCAGTCAGCGGCACCTGCTTCGCCTCCATCTCCCTCAAGACGGCGTTGAACTGCGTGCGGTCGCGGTGCTGCGTTGcattgcgcagcagcacgcagtACACATTCGCTGTCTTGTGCGGTAGCCGAGCCATGAAGGCCTGCATCGCGTCAGTGCGGTCATTCATTGCGTAGTGATTCAGTACCTCTGCTTGCACTGCCTCGTTGGCGAGGAGGCCGCACTGCTCAGCATCTTGCACGATCGCATCGCTACGGACAATGTCCTTTGGATAGCAGCGGAGCATTTGCACGATGAGCGCTGGGCTCATGTTGTACGTGGCGCCCTTTGCCGCCTTCTGCTTTGCCTCTCGGAagagctcctccaccttggcGTGGTCGCTGAGCGCGTGAAAGACGCGTACCAGCGTCGGGTACATGGAGCCGTCTACCTGCATGCCCCTGCCGCGCATCTCCGTCAGGTACTTCTCCACGAGTCGGGGATAGTAGCGGCCGAGAACACGAAAAACGTTTAGGTATGTTTGCGTCGTGTGATACACCTCTTTGCGGGTCATTTCCTCCTTCAAGGCGACGACGTCGCGCAGATTGTACGCGTGAGCGTACCACCTCAGCATCTCATCGTAGAGTTTGTGGTCCTTTACGACACCCGCCTTGTCGAGCATGTCAAAGGCTTTGCGCATCTCTTCAAATCGCCCCAAAACCCCCAAACCGCgaagcagcgacgacgcgaAGAGGGGGTCGAGGTCGTCCATTGTCTCGTTCGCGATGGCGTCCTCCACCAtgcggcggaggtgctgcaccttTTCCAGCATCACGTCATCGCCAGTTTCATGGCTACGCGCCATAAGCTCGCTGGCCTTTGCGATGACAGCCGAGTCGCCCGCCATTCCAAGCGATACACGGTTGAGCTCGGCACACAATGCTGCCTCGACTCTGTATACCTCCGCCATCGACGTCACGCTGCTTTCCTGAAGCCGTGATCGCACAAGGGCGCCGACAGCGGGGTCGGAGAGTGTGAGCTCATAGTCCTTAGCAAGGCGGACAACAGAGTACAGCGCGGCATTGCTGCCACGACTCGCAATCGCCGCGTGCGATACCATAGCGTTCAGGTCGATGTCGTCCTTCCGCTTTGCGATGACGTCCTCAATCACTCGCTTGGCAAAGTCGACAACGTCCTTGAAGTAACCTGTCATCCCCATGCCCTCCAGAACGGCGCAGTAATCGTTTGTGGTGATCTTCTCTTTCGGGATTGACTCCCACAAGGCGACGCTTTCTTCTCGTTGACCACTGAATTGATATGCCAGTACCGCCATCACCTTCATCTCGTCGTGCGCCTTCAGTTCCTCGGCCATGCTGCGCATCAGCTCCTTGGCGCTTTCGCGCTTGTAGGACTCGTATAGATACCTCACAAAGGGGAAAGTGATCGTCACCCCGTACTTGCGAAACCGAATAGCAGcgcgaaagagaaggtggGCCATGTCACCCTGACGTAGGTCCACGCACTCGCGCATGAGACTCTCCATGATAGCGGTGGCGTCTTCGGGATGCATCTCTTTGCGCTGCAGCCTCGATTGAAGTGAAATCATAAGGTATGTCACAGCATTCCGGAACtgggcgatgcggcgccggGAGTGAAGCATTGACTGTCGGATGTGGCGCGTGACATGGCGTGGCTTGCTCGACAGCACCGaggccagcgctgcctcgtctTCACTGGAGAAGGGTCGGTAGTACAACGCCAAGCCAGACGCCGGAGAGCGCAGCAGAGTCCTCGAAGGTACTAGGACGGCGTAATGGCGAGCACCTGCAAGCCCTACCAATGTTGTGCCAGATGACGTAAGCGCAGCTGTGGTGCTGGATGAGCCGAGCAGAGAGTGCATGGATGCACACACAgggccaccgctgcgcagtCGCCGAGTCAGTAATCCCTGCCCAACAACGCAGGCGGTGCGCGGCATCCTCAACACagtggaaggggagggggggtcagGGAGTTAATTATGGGGCGTACTAGTCGCGACGTCATGTAGTTTGCAAAAAGGGAGATTAGAAGGGGGGCGAAGAAAgaggctcagcagcaggtcCACACGTTAAGATGCATCTGGCGTGGTGACAGTTGTGTGCGCTTGGCATGTTCGTTGCATCAACCGTTCCCGTGTTCAGAGGGTGCGTGAACAGCAGAGAACAAGTGTTGCTGTCCACCAAATACCATAATTTATCGTTGATACTCCCAATCTGCTATATGCCTCTGGACTCAGTGACAGTGCTTCCCGTTTGCTGCAGCAGTTTCGTTCATCATTAAGCATGGTTATGTAAGGCTCAGATGTCATTTTAAGAAGTGGGTAGCTCCACGCACCCCGTAAACAGCTACGGCacgtgggagagagagcagccaggtgtagagagaaggaagggatTACAGACATCGACTGGTAGACACGAGaggtgaaagggggaagagaacgaCGTCCTCCTCATTTTGTCTTGCTCTTGTTGATGTTTCTTTCGTCTCGTTGGGTATACGTTCCTCAATATGGCAGAGATACACCCGATAGTGCAgaggtaaaaaaaaaagagataACAGACAAGAGTGTGGTGGTAAAACAGGCAGGAGGCAAACACGAGGGATAActggaaggaaaaggcgtaGAGAGGAAGTGGGCGTAAGCACAACAGAAGCCAGAAAGAGCAATAGCTTTGACCGAGGAAGCAGCACCTAACCACATTAACGCACAAACAGTCACCACCATGAGGGAATACTAGCCTCCACTCAATTACACGCTGCACATCTAAGTCTCGATTTCTTTCCTTCAGGGCAAGCAGAGGAGCGGGGCTTCCTTATCGAGTGAGCTCACAAGACACAGTAAGtcacgagagagggagagagtcgTCACGCTTACAACGCTCTAACAATACACACATGCCCagagaaaggcaaagaaggggaagagaggaaaagggccACCGCAAAGGCAAAACCAGAAGACATTAGGCACACCGCTCAATTTGTACGCGCACGCGCCATGCGCACATGAAGGCGATCAGACGCAGCACCATCCACGCAAGACACCAacggaaggagaaaaagagcccACGACAGAATGTGTGCAGACGacgaaacgaaaaaaaacaTCAAccatcccccccttcccccctcccctctctctctctaactGTGTCaatgcatacacacacagggaaagagagcggaatagagagaaggcagaaaacaaaggaagAACTAAGAAATAAGTTATATataggaagagagagggggaagaaacGTCACCGTTACTCCGTCGAGCGGGCGCACAGGCATGCAAGGCCAAAAACAGTGTGTGGCCCTTGTGCGCCAGCCAACAGGCAATGTTGAACCACATTGAACGATACCTGGCTCGCATGAACGCTATTATCGACCACTCTCAGCAGGACAAGGACTTGGGGATACAAGTctcggtggaggaggacgtcaTGGCGGAAACGGAGACAGTAAACTCACGTACGCCGTCCTCCGGTGGCGCGTGCGTCGACGGCATCTCAGTCATCATCTCGTCAGTGATCACAGGGGCCTcggtcgaggaggagcggtagcggtgctgcagaatCGCCTTCCCCATACGGCAACCCGGGTAGTAGCTGTCATCCGTCTCTTCTGACAGGTCGGACCCGCACCAGCGGGAGCACAAGCACCTAATGAAGAGACGTCCAACGCCGAGCGGATGGCCACCAAAGCCGTGCACGGCGGCAGTGAAGCCGTTGAAACGTTCTTTGCTACCAAAACAATCTTCGTACTTTTCAATAAATCCTCCGCCATTCCTTTCTTCCATCGTAAGGGCCTCGTAGTGCTCTGGGAATATGTCACGCTGCCCGCGCACCGCGGCGACGATGAACTCATTGTCCATCCAGTCGTTAGAGTTGGGTGAGTCAAGTGCCCGCCTGACCTCCTCGATCAATACGGTAAAGCTCTGGGTGCAAAGCAGCCTCTCAAAGAAAACGTGCGTGCTCTCGAGCACCCCCTCGTTGCGCACGTACCGGCGCTCCCCCTTCAGCACAATCTcgccgaagagagaggcgtagTACGTAAGAAACAAGCTGCATAGGTCCCGCACCGTCTGGTCCTTCGGGTGCCGCATCCGCAGTATAGACAGCCCCGTCCGCAGCGCGCTGAACTTGCCGGAGTGTGGCAGACGATCGCGGGTTTCGTTGTGGTAATCGACACGCTCACAGACGCCGCGGGGGTCGAGGCGGACCACCACTACCGAGTCGAGGGGTACACGCGTCAGCTGCGGTATCTGGGACGTGAGGATTCCGACCAAgtatggcggcggcgcggccaGCACGTCGAGCAGCGCGGTTGGAAGAATCGGAATGAGGATGTGCAGCCAGTCAAAAGGGGCAacgagcgcctgcagcgacaTGACAACATTTGAGACAATCGAAAAGTTTGGCCCCACAATGATGATGTGCTTTTCCAGCATGAGGTCCGCTAAAACGGAGAAGAGATCGTCCATGTTGGGAAAGATGACAAGCATGTCGAGCGGCGCCGTGTCAATGAAGGAGCAGAGGCGATCATAGGGCCGATTAAAAGTCAAGCCGAGATCCAGCGGGGTGTTGAACATGCCACCTGACGGCGGCGTGGAGCACTTGCATAACGCCTTCACGAGCCTCCGTCCACCTTCGTGTCCATTGGCGACAAACAGGTAGGCGAGTCGGTAAAAGAAGTTGCACCACGGATATGGCGAGATGGTCACAACTGCCTCGCCGTTCACGAAGGCTGTCGTGTGGCCATACTCACGAACGCCTTTGCTATCTGTCAGCACAAATGTGTAGCTCAGCTGGTCCACCGTGTACGAGGTGCCGGCGTTGGCC
This DNA window, taken from Leishmania panamensis strain MHOM/PA/94/PSC-1 chromosome 34 sequence, encodes the following:
- a CDS encoding hypothetical protein (TriTrypDB/GeneDB-style sysID: LpmP.34.2800); its protein translation is MLHSRRRIAQFRNAVTYLMISLQSRLQRKEMHPEDATAIMESLMRECVDLRQGDMAHLLFRAAIRFRKYGVTITFPFVRYLYESYKRESAKELMRSMAEELKAHDEMKVMAVLAYQFSGQREESVALWESIPKEKITTNDYCAVLEGMGMTGYFKDVVDFAKRVIEDVIAKRKDDIDLNAMVSHAAIASRGSNAALYSVVRLAKDYELTLSDPAVGALVRSRLQESSVTSMAEVYRVEAALCAELNRVSLGMAGDSAVIAKASELMARSHETGDDVMLEKVQHLRRMVEDAIANETMDDLDPLFASSLLRGLGVLGRFEEMRKAFDMLDKAGVVKDHKLYDEMLRWYAHAYNLRDVVALKEEMTRKEVYHTTQTYLNVFRVLGRYYPRLVEKYLTEMRGRGMQVDGSMYPTLVRVFHALSDHAKVEELFREAKQKAAKGATYNMSPALIVQMLRCYPKDIVRSDAIVQDAEQCGLLANEAVQAEVLNHYAMNDRTDAMQAFMARLPHKTANVYCVLLRNATQHRDRTQFNAVLREMEAKQVPLTERLFSVIVTSLAYFQDIEGVRDYVHRALTSNQIHTPLFFADMASAFERLGDVDAVDQCWADLLKSKMTLTMPVYNRFLDVYMTLNNMAKVQEILDTMMKLVPPNPVTATTVVDMLGKMGRLTEMEAILDEMSKSTNAVPTLVTYHQAMNAYAKCGDVAKMETVREKLKREGFHENAVTYNILFEGYGRAKRFEHLLELVEERKERGIPMEEFGYVVLLNTYARARMPTEAEALVDEMVSGSSVVLSSRLLATVASTFSQIGNVEQMQRYISLLLSHPECRLRDVESVYSIYARLRDTVKLQELLDTVKLPKSAFIYNACVSAFARAGEHAKVAFLLAEMERQGFALSRNTSIILSSLLLKAGKLELAQTVLKWKGLTTADVESDSIADASGAATSSSLAHGGTSARLSSDVDEEVNAEAMDLLVRDMEDHMFGNAREDESDESMCR
- a CDS encoding hypothetical protein (TriTrypDB/GeneDB-style sysID: LpmP.34.2810) produces the protein MGAVVDLDSEFQELRDSVVKYHREDTAFTSKSQIFYNKGHAHSCINCFLVLRLERQASGEETVGISWSYPYTPAASLLRYPNLGKFAMANAGTSYTVDQLSYTFVLTDSKGVREYGHTTAFVNGEAVVTISPYPWCNFFYRLAYLFVANGHEGGRRLVKALCKCSTPPSGGMFNTPLDLGLTFNRPYDRLCSFIDTAPLDMLVIFPNMDDLFSVLADLMLEKHIIIVGPNFSIVSNVVMSLQALVAPFDWLHILIPILPTALLDVLAAPPPYLVGILTSQIPQLTRVPLDSVVVVRLDPRGVCERVDYHNETRDRLPHSGKFSALRTGLSILRMRHPKDQTVRDLCSLFLTYYASLFGEIVLKGERRYVRNEGVLESTHVFFERLLCTQSFTVLIEEVRRALDSPNSNDWMDNEFIVAAVRGQRDIFPEHYEALTMEERNGGGFIEKYEDCFGSKERFNGFTAAVHGFGGHPLGVGRLFIRCLCSRWCGSDLSEETDDSYYPGCRMGKAILQHRYRSSSTEAPVITDEMMTEMPSTHAPPEDGVREFTVSVSAMTSSSTETCIPKSLSC